The nucleotide sequence GTTGGGTTACCGGCGTTAATTCCTACGCCCCGTAACTTATAGCCGATCATATTACCCTGGGCGTCCAGAGCAGCCTCGAAACGGTACCGAACCGCCGGGCGGTAGCTTCCGCCGGTCATGTCGTCCTCACGCGTCCAGATTAGCTTCACCGGTGCGTTAACCAGTTTTGACACCTGTACGGCTTCAAGGACATAGTCGGCTTTGAGCCGTCGGCCGAATCCCCCCCCCATCCGGGTTAGTTCAACCGTCACTTTATCGGGTGAGATACCGAGCAGCTTCGCCGTTTCATTCCGAGCCAGTTCGGGCGTCTGAGTGGGCCCAACCAGTTCTACGCCGTCGGGCCGAACATGCGCAAAGAAGTTCATCGGCTCCAGCGGGCTATGGGGCAGGAACGGGCACTGGTACTCGGACGTAACCACTTTAGCCGCCCCCTTAAAGGCTGTATCTACGTCGCCATCCTTCCTCCGGACGACCGCTTCCTTACTATCCAGCAGTTCCTTGAAAAGCCGGTTATGGTCGGCGCTGCTTTCAAGTTCACCTGCTTTTTCCCATTCAATTTTCAATGCATCCTTCGCCTTCCGCACCTGCCAGGTAGATTTGCCTACAACAGCAACATTGTTGTCATACGTGACTACGTCAACAATACCGGGCATGGCTTTAATAGCGGTCGTATTCACCGACTTCAGTCTGTAGCCAAATGCAGGCCGCTGCAGCATGGCGATCAACATGCCATCGCGGTGAAAATCCAGCCCAAAAAGCGGTTTTCCCGTAATAATTTTGGGATTATCAACATTCCGAACGGTGGTACCAATCAGCTTAAAGTCTTTCTCATCTTTCAGCTTTACATCAGCCGGAACCGGCAGTTGCGCAGCTTCCGTAGCCAGCTCGCCATAGCTTAGTTTACGTTTGCTGGCACCGTGCAGCACAAACCCTTTCTCCGTACTCAGTTCAGCAATCGGTACGTTCCAGCGCCTGGCAGCCGCTTCCATGAGCATCTGCCGGGCCGTAGCCCCGGCCGTCCGTAATCGCTTCCAGGAATGCGGAATAGATCCGCTACCTCCGGCCACCTGCCGCTCAAATTTCTTCGTATCCAGGGGAGCCTGTTCAACAACCACGCGGGTCCAGTCCGCATCCAACTCTTCCGCTACAATAATTGGGAAAGCGGTTTTAATGCCCTGACCTACTTCGGGATTTGGCGAGAGAATCGTGATTACCCCCTGCGGGTTAATCGATAAATAGCTATTGAAGTTAATGCCCGGGGGTAGAGCCGAAGCAGCCGTTCCGGTTGATAAAGCCGATCTAGTGCCTACAGCAGCTTCTGACTCAAGCCAGTTAAAGCCAATTAGCAGACCGCCCCCGGCGGCAGCGGCTACTTTCAGAAAATTCCGTCTGCTTTCGTTGGTTGAAGTTGCCATGGCTATTTCGTGGTTTTAGGAGCCGAAGAAGACGCAGCCGCTACTTTGACTGCTTCACGAATACGGTGATACGTACCACACCGGCAGATATTACCAGTCATTGTAGCATCAATTTCACTCTGGGAGGGCTTAGGATTACGTTTCAGCAAAGCCGCAGCGGTCATTATCTGCCCCGCCTGACAATACCCGCACTGGGGCACGTCAATTTCATTCCACGCTTTTTGAACCGGATGCGTACCATCTGCAGATAGCCCTTCAATTGTGGTCACTTTTCCTTTGCCTACAGCCGATACGGGCAGCACACAGGAGCGAACAGCTTCACCGTTAAGGTGTACCGTACAGGCACCACACTGAGCGATACCACAGCCGTATTTTGTACCAACTAATCCAAGATTATCACGCAGTACCCACAAGAGCGGAGTATCTGGATCAACATCAGCCTGATAGCTTTTACCGTTGACCTGTAGTTTAAAAAGAGCCATTAGTCTAAGGGGTTGGATGGAAGAGGCAAGGTACAAAAAAAGCCTAAAAAGGTATTCCCTTAAACTTATATTTAAGCCCCTTTAAACGCGAAAGGCC is from Spirosoma taeanense and encodes:
- a CDS encoding (2Fe-2S)-binding protein, whose protein sequence is MALFKLQVNGKSYQADVDPDTPLLWVLRDNLGLVGTKYGCGIAQCGACTVHLNGEAVRSCVLPVSAVGKGKVTTIEGLSADGTHPVQKAWNEIDVPQCGYCQAGQIMTAAALLKRNPKPSQSEIDATMTGNICRCGTYHRIREAVKVAAASSSAPKTTK
- a CDS encoding xanthine dehydrogenase family protein molybdopterin-binding subunit, which produces MATSTNESRRNFLKVAAAAGGGLLIGFNWLESEAAVGTRSALSTGTAASALPPGINFNSYLSINPQGVITILSPNPEVGQGIKTAFPIIVAEELDADWTRVVVEQAPLDTKKFERQVAGGSGSIPHSWKRLRTAGATARQMLMEAAARRWNVPIAELSTEKGFVLHGASKRKLSYGELATEAAQLPVPADVKLKDEKDFKLIGTTVRNVDNPKIITGKPLFGLDFHRDGMLIAMLQRPAFGYRLKSVNTTAIKAMPGIVDVVTYDNNVAVVGKSTWQVRKAKDALKIEWEKAGELESSADHNRLFKELLDSKEAVVRRKDGDVDTAFKGAAKVVTSEYQCPFLPHSPLEPMNFFAHVRPDGVELVGPTQTPELARNETAKLLGISPDKVTVELTRMGGGFGRRLKADYVLEAVQVSKLVNAPVKLIWTREDDMTGGSYRPAVRYRFEAALDAQGNMIGYKLRGVGINAGNPTREDNFPSGAVDHLLIDSVEHKSPITTGAWRAPITNFLAFAEQSFFDEVAMAVGKDPVQFRLELLDKAKQKPVGAIKYDIDRMIGVIKLAAEKAEWGKKKGADGKPIAQGFSVYFSHRSYVAQVGEVVVQKGKPVLQKVYAAADCGVVINQSGARQQITGGIVDGIGHAMFGNITFKEGVPEQKNYDSYRLIRLNEIPAVEVHFVENNIEPTGLGEPALPPAGAAVSNAIFKATGKRLRNQPFVEEEIFKGVS